The Halogranum gelatinilyticum genome window below encodes:
- a CDS encoding TrmB family transcriptional regulator codes for MDSAELRGALEDAGLSQYQAEAYTALLRLGSASATELADACAVPTARIYDVLRDLETKGYIETYDQESLHARAHDPDDVLSDLRDRADLLSDAAEEIEKRWEEPEVDPHKVSIVKRFETVFDRAAATIRNAEDEVQLAATPDQFHALRPALAAAYDNGAIVNVSVHTDPTEENQDVPVDDLEGVVTELRHRNLPTQFVALVDRTETCFAPHAASLNEYGVLVDDYTLTYVFHWYFQTCLWEVWDVIYDGRPTDPPLPYSDIRRFVRDIEPLLDEGAEPTVTVEGFSTETGERTTLTGQVTDLFYQGKGAVEGIPSLPQLAGQVAIHVRTDERTVVVGGWGSVLEEVEATRITLEAVDEPQKVVER; via the coding sequence ATGGACTCTGCGGAGCTACGGGGAGCACTGGAGGACGCCGGTCTCTCGCAGTATCAGGCGGAGGCGTACACCGCGCTTCTGCGACTCGGCTCGGCGAGCGCGACGGAACTCGCCGACGCGTGCGCCGTGCCGACGGCGCGCATCTACGACGTGCTCCGCGACCTCGAGACGAAGGGCTACATCGAGACGTACGACCAAGAGAGCCTGCACGCTCGCGCACACGACCCCGACGACGTGCTTTCGGACCTCAGGGACCGAGCGGACCTCCTCTCCGACGCGGCCGAGGAGATCGAGAAACGCTGGGAGGAGCCGGAGGTCGACCCCCACAAGGTCAGCATCGTCAAGCGCTTCGAGACGGTCTTCGACCGCGCGGCGGCGACCATCCGCAACGCCGAAGACGAGGTCCAACTGGCGGCGACGCCCGACCAGTTCCACGCGCTGCGACCCGCGCTCGCCGCCGCGTACGACAACGGTGCCATCGTCAACGTCTCGGTACACACCGACCCCACCGAGGAGAACCAGGACGTCCCGGTCGACGACCTCGAAGGCGTCGTCACCGAACTCCGTCACCGGAACCTGCCGACGCAGTTCGTCGCGCTCGTCGACCGCACGGAGACCTGCTTCGCCCCGCACGCGGCCTCGCTGAACGAGTACGGCGTCCTCGTCGACGACTACACGCTCACCTACGTCTTCCACTGGTATTTCCAGACCTGCCTCTGGGAGGTCTGGGACGTGATCTACGACGGCAGGCCGACCGACCCGCCGCTGCCCTACTCGGACATCCGGCGGTTCGTCCGCGACATCGAGCCGTTGCTCGACGAGGGCGCGGAGCCGACCGTGACGGTCGAGGGCTTCTCGACGGAGACCGGAGAGCGGACGACGCTCACCGGGCAGGTGACCGACCTGTTCTACCAGGGGAAGGGTGCCGTCGAGGGGATTCCCTCGCTCCCGCAGCTGGCTGGACAGGTCGCCATCCACGTCCGGACGGACGAGCGAACCGTCGTCGTCGGCGGCTGGGGGTCCGTGCTGGAGGAGGTCGAAGCGACGCGTATCACGCTCGAGGCGGTCGACGAACCACAGAAAGTCGTCGAACGGTAG
- a CDS encoding NAD(P)/FAD-dependent oxidoreductase, whose protein sequence is MTVVVVGGGIVGLASGYYLAKRGEDVVVCEKGTVGSGSTERSAGGIRAQFSTPVNVDLSVESMNVWDRFETDFGVDIGHRKVGYLFLAREEATADEFREAVAMQNDRGVPSELLTPSEAADHCPALHAEEFCAATYSPTDGFADPYLALQGYATAAREAGVDVRTKTPVTAIHRESGAEGRVTGVDADGDHIEATHVVDAAGAWARDVAELADIDLPIAPRRRQALVVDPETPVPEDGPLTIDLDTGSYFRPEREGAAIVGGHFDDTDPDEDPDGYSTSIDLAWAATALERAADCAGYFGPDSRIRRGWAGLYAVTPDHHPIIEETAPGFVTAAGFSGHGFQHAPATGQLVAELVCDGRASLVDVDSLTSDRFADDSGPVERNVA, encoded by the coding sequence ATGACTGTCGTCGTCGTGGGCGGCGGAATCGTCGGTCTCGCCAGCGGCTACTATCTCGCGAAGCGCGGCGAGGACGTCGTCGTCTGTGAGAAAGGGACCGTCGGCAGCGGGAGCACCGAGCGCTCGGCGGGCGGCATCCGTGCGCAGTTCTCCACGCCGGTCAACGTCGACCTCTCCGTAGAGAGCATGAACGTCTGGGACCGCTTCGAGACCGACTTCGGCGTCGACATCGGCCACCGGAAGGTCGGCTATCTCTTCCTCGCCCGCGAGGAGGCCACTGCCGACGAGTTCCGCGAGGCCGTCGCGATGCAGAACGACCGGGGCGTCCCGAGTGAACTGCTCACGCCTTCCGAGGCGGCCGACCACTGCCCCGCGCTCCACGCCGAGGAGTTCTGCGCGGCCACCTACTCGCCGACCGACGGCTTCGCCGACCCCTATCTCGCACTCCAGGGCTACGCGACCGCCGCGCGCGAGGCCGGTGTCGACGTGCGGACCAAGACGCCGGTGACGGCCATCCACCGCGAGAGCGGAGCAGAGGGACGTGTCACGGGTGTCGACGCCGACGGCGACCACATCGAAGCGACCCACGTCGTCGACGCGGCGGGTGCGTGGGCTCGCGACGTCGCCGAACTCGCCGACATCGACCTCCCTATCGCCCCGCGTCGCCGGCAAGCACTCGTCGTCGACCCGGAGACGCCCGTCCCGGAGGACGGTCCCCTGACTATCGACCTCGACACCGGCTCGTACTTCCGCCCCGAACGTGAGGGCGCGGCCATCGTCGGCGGCCACTTCGACGACACTGACCCGGACGAGGACCCCGACGGCTACTCGACGTCCATCGACCTCGCGTGGGCCGCGACCGCACTCGAACGCGCCGCCGACTGCGCGGGCTACTTCGGCCCGGACTCGCGCATCCGCCGCGGCTGGGCCGGTCTCTACGCCGTCACCCCGGACCACCACCCCATCATCGAAGAGACGGCACCGGGCTTCGTCACCGCCGCAGGCTTCTCCGGCCACGGCTTCCAGCACGCACCGGCGACGGGCCAACTCGTGGCGGAACTCGTCTGCGACGGCCGCGCCTCGCTCGTCGACGTCGACTCGCTGACGAGCGACCGGTTCGCCGACGACTCCGGTCCCGTCGAGCGCAACGTCGCCTGA
- a CDS encoding PadR family transcriptional regulator, translating to MFDLTGFQRDLLYVISGLERPSGQEVKERFERDFGGEIKHGRLYPNLDHLVDNGYVEKGRLDRRTNYYQLTHLGRQKLDERRDWENQIQTGQATG from the coding sequence TTGTTCGACCTCACTGGGTTCCAACGTGACCTCCTGTACGTCATCAGCGGTCTCGAACGACCCTCTGGCCAAGAAGTGAAAGAGCGGTTCGAACGCGACTTCGGCGGCGAGATCAAGCACGGTCGGCTGTATCCCAACCTCGACCATCTCGTCGACAACGGCTACGTCGAGAAGGGGCGGCTGGACCGCCGCACCAACTACTACCAGCTGACTCATCTCGGCCGACAGAAACTCGACGAACGACGCGACTGGGAGAACCAGATCCAGACCGGGCAGGCGACAGGGTAG
- a CDS encoding matrixin family metalloprotease, whose protein sequence is MSKVSVLLVAVLVLLAGCTGASPTGTPDSGEDETTVVSEEETATQSETRTETETATATPEPTATATPEPEIENPWGQSIVVVGIDQTVNPDRNVTPLVRQALEYWENNSEQYGSYSIDYRLVPDRRQPDIEIQFVDDIADCGPDYTVDTVGCAPVIDPDAEADLSTPVQVEAGYNNNSTLLILKHELGHTLGLEHSSTPSFMTESDFHYTLPKPDVTDRYYPWKTSNFTVYVDDSNVSEFNQDEYREQIEHAVTYYEDDPKGMPSNLSFTFVDDRANATLVVTYRDDVDDPKSSVRTYGYDPDGDDALEYYTDATIYIEDLEHDRVAYHVGYWIGMITVADDRSDLPPPLQEDGANPEDHWWD, encoded by the coding sequence ATGTCGAAGGTTTCTGTATTACTCGTCGCTGTCTTGGTTCTCCTCGCGGGATGCACGGGTGCCAGCCCGACCGGTACACCAGACAGTGGAGAAGACGAGACCACGGTAGTCTCCGAAGAAGAGACTGCGACACAATCAGAGACACGCACGGAGACCGAAACTGCCACAGCCACGCCAGAACCGACTGCGACGGCGACACCCGAACCAGAGATTGAGAACCCGTGGGGCCAGAGCATCGTCGTCGTGGGTATCGACCAGACGGTGAATCCGGACAGAAACGTCACACCGCTGGTCAGACAGGCACTGGAGTACTGGGAGAACAACAGCGAGCAATACGGTAGCTACTCGATTGACTACCGACTCGTACCGGACCGACGACAGCCCGACATCGAGATTCAATTCGTCGACGACATCGCAGACTGCGGCCCAGACTACACTGTCGACACGGTCGGATGCGCACCCGTCATCGATCCTGACGCAGAAGCAGATCTCTCTACTCCAGTTCAAGTCGAGGCAGGTTACAACAACAATAGCACTCTTCTCATCCTAAAACACGAGTTGGGACACACTCTCGGGCTGGAACATTCTTCGACGCCATCGTTCATGACCGAGTCTGATTTCCACTACACGTTACCAAAGCCGGATGTAACCGACCGCTACTATCCGTGGAAGACGTCGAACTTCACCGTCTACGTTGATGACTCGAACGTCAGTGAGTTCAATCAAGACGAGTATCGCGAACAGATTGAACACGCAGTAACCTACTACGAAGATGACCCGAAGGGGATGCCGTCGAACCTGTCGTTCACCTTCGTCGACGACCGGGCCAACGCGACACTCGTCGTCACCTACAGAGACGACGTTGACGACCCGAAATCGTCAGTGAGAACGTACGGATACGACCCGGACGGAGATGATGCACTAGAGTACTACACAGACGCGACCATCTACATCGAAGACCTTGAACACGACCGAGTCGCGTATCACGTCGGCTACTGGATCGGCATGATAACGGTTGCCGATGACCGTTCTGACCTCCCTCCACCGTTACAGGAGGATGGAGCGAACCCTGAAGACCATTGGTGGGACTGA
- a CDS encoding HalX domain-containing protein — MSDASPLVLVVEDEPDLADLYATWLSTEYRVRTAYGGHEALDALDDDVAVVLLDRRMPDLSGDEVLNAVRERGIDCRVAMVTAVEPDFDIISMGFDDYLVKPVTKDALRETVSTLCTRNTYDTGVQELFALASKKALLESEKGNAELAESEEYIELSDRIAVLREELDETIGSVDDHDRFVGFYQDIERDEKDEDEDD, encoded by the coding sequence ATGAGTGACGCATCCCCGCTCGTCCTCGTCGTCGAAGACGAGCCTGACCTCGCAGACCTGTACGCGACCTGGCTGAGTACGGAGTACCGCGTCCGCACGGCCTACGGCGGCCACGAGGCGCTGGACGCGCTCGACGACGACGTCGCGGTCGTGCTTCTCGACCGGCGCATGCCGGACCTCTCGGGCGACGAGGTCCTCAACGCGGTCCGCGAGCGCGGCATCGACTGCCGCGTCGCCATGGTGACTGCCGTCGAGCCCGACTTCGACATCATCTCGATGGGCTTCGACGACTATCTCGTCAAACCGGTGACGAAAGACGCCCTGCGCGAGACCGTCTCGACGCTCTGTACGCGAAACACCTACGACACGGGCGTCCAGGAACTGTTCGCGCTGGCCTCGAAGAAGGCACTCTTGGAGTCCGAGAAAGGCAACGCAGAGCTCGCAGAGAGCGAGGAGTATATCGAACTCAGCGACAGAATCGCCGTGCTCCGCGAGGAACTCGACGAGACCATCGGCAGCGTCGACGACCACGACAGGTTCGTCGGCTTCTATCAGGATATCGAACGAGACGAGAAAGACGAAGACGAGGACGACTAG
- a CDS encoding DUF5795 family protein has translation MSNRVVQGRMVTPKRLAELVEGERPMEAEPIEDADRDCPDCGGNVLSVGYMPSVTEFVTAYKCQDCDWADTDR, from the coding sequence ATGAGCAACCGCGTCGTGCAGGGACGGATGGTGACGCCGAAACGACTCGCCGAACTCGTCGAGGGTGAACGGCCGATGGAGGCCGAACCCATCGAGGACGCCGACCGCGACTGCCCCGACTGTGGCGGCAACGTCCTCTCCGTCGGCTATATGCCGAGCGTGACGGAGTTCGTGACAGCCTACAAATGCCAAGACTGTGACTGGGCCGACACCGACCGTTAA
- a CDS encoding spore germination YkwD domain-containing protein, translating into MYQWMNPTGYRQNVLTPEWDDISVGIYIIENENGATVYTTQKLF; encoded by the coding sequence ATGTACCAGTGGATGAACCCGACCGGGTACCGGCAGAACGTCCTTACGCCTGAGTGGGATGACATCAGCGTCGGCATCTACATCATCGAAAACGAGAACGGTGCTACCGTCTACACGACGCAGAAACTCTTTTGA
- a CDS encoding DUF5794 domain-containing protein, whose translation MSVSQHPVALRLEQQVGGATKLLATVMGLPLVDGIFPALIIAGALQNPVDVLEAGLLIFGGSATVAVILAEMDGSPREQAMAVLMLGAILLPVAAVEAMLAQTLAEFLNFDIFHRFAGIVILAIAAKTASSKVGEYLPSPGAIIGLGLVASFESVPSEVQLQTDPAVIVPAVAAVGVGIAFALSVALLGPRLRGAVDIDLFRFGSSVALGMLALSVLQVPGIPADAPIALVVLCVTAVFSFDPGSELDVPEAADLDPALTDGGDDPTEAAVAGVDVEDGADDVDAAAAEDPEDVDGSDDPSDDSDASGYDYPSQDEARAPWL comes from the coding sequence ATGAGTGTCTCACAGCACCCTGTAGCCCTCAGACTCGAACAGCAGGTCGGCGGCGCGACCAAGCTGCTCGCGACCGTCATGGGTCTCCCACTCGTCGACGGTATCTTCCCTGCCCTCATCATCGCTGGCGCGCTCCAGAACCCCGTCGACGTCCTCGAGGCAGGTCTCCTCATCTTCGGTGGCTCGGCCACGGTGGCGGTCATCCTCGCCGAGATGGACGGCTCGCCACGCGAACAGGCGATGGCCGTTCTCATGCTCGGTGCGATTCTCCTACCCGTCGCGGCCGTCGAAGCCATGCTCGCCCAGACGCTGGCCGAGTTCCTGAACTTCGATATCTTCCACCGCTTCGCGGGCATCGTCATCCTCGCCATCGCCGCGAAGACGGCCTCCTCGAAGGTCGGCGAGTATCTCCCGAGTCCCGGTGCCATCATCGGACTCGGTCTCGTCGCGAGTTTCGAGTCGGTACCGTCCGAGGTCCAACTGCAGACGGATCCGGCGGTCATTGTCCCGGCCGTCGCCGCCGTCGGCGTCGGTATCGCCTTTGCGCTCTCGGTGGCACTGCTCGGCCCGCGGCTGCGCGGTGCGGTCGACATCGACCTGTTCCGCTTCGGGAGTTCGGTTGCCCTCGGAATGCTGGCACTGTCGGTGCTGCAGGTGCCCGGTATCCCGGCCGACGCGCCCATCGCGCTCGTCGTCCTCTGCGTGACGGCCGTGTTCTCGTTCGACCCCGGTTCGGAGCTCGACGTGCCCGAAGCGGCCGACCTGGACCCGGCACTGACCGACGGTGGCGACGACCCGACCGAAGCTGCCGTCGCCGGTGTCGACGTCGAAGACGGCGCGGACGACGTGGATGCGGCCGCTGCCGAGGACCCGGAGGACGTGGACGGTTCCGACGACCCGTCGGACGACTCCGACGCCAGCGGCTACGACTACCCGAGTCAGGACGAGGCACGCGCGCCGTGGCTCTGA
- a CDS encoding ornithine cyclodeaminase family protein gives MLTVLSDDDVASLLDLDSLLPVVERAFLAQGRGEVERPDRPHFPVGTGLDGDEPLGTALTMPAYIHGAQYVATKLASVHEGNESRGLPTVNATIALSDAATGLPAAYMAGTRVTNARTGCIGGLAARELANVDGEIRLGVVGSGTQARWQARAVAAAVDVGEVRVYSRSDAREACAADLRAAGLDATAVDTAEAAVSDASVVVTATTSTRPVFDGDALAPGAVVVAVGAYTAEMRELDTRTVERAARLFADVPEEAAATGDFPETDAASLIPLSDVFEGRAGRERSDEILVVASVGSAVLDAATAEQLLDRAETEGVGTTVSL, from the coding sequence ATGCTCACCGTCCTCTCCGACGACGACGTCGCGTCACTCCTCGACCTCGACTCACTGCTCCCGGTCGTCGAGCGGGCGTTCCTCGCGCAGGGTCGCGGCGAGGTCGAACGGCCCGACCGGCCACATTTCCCCGTCGGAACCGGTCTCGACGGTGACGAGCCCCTTGGGACCGCGCTGACGATGCCAGCCTACATCCACGGCGCGCAGTACGTCGCCACGAAACTCGCGAGCGTCCACGAGGGCAACGAGTCGCGGGGGCTGCCGACGGTCAACGCCACCATCGCGCTGTCGGACGCGGCGACCGGTCTCCCCGCGGCGTACATGGCCGGGACGCGGGTCACGAACGCCCGGACGGGCTGTATCGGTGGACTCGCTGCTCGGGAGTTGGCGAACGTGGATGGTGAGATCAGGCTCGGCGTCGTCGGCTCCGGCACGCAGGCGCGGTGGCAGGCCCGCGCAGTCGCCGCCGCGGTCGACGTCGGCGAGGTCCGCGTCTACTCGCGCTCGGATGCGCGGGAGGCGTGTGCCGCCGACTTGCGCGCGGCGGGGCTGGACGCGACCGCCGTCGACACCGCCGAGGCGGCCGTCTCCGATGCCTCCGTCGTCGTCACGGCGACGACGAGCACCCGACCCGTCTTCGACGGCGACGCGCTGGCTCCGGGGGCAGTCGTCGTCGCCGTCGGTGCCTACACCGCCGAGATGCGCGAACTCGACACGCGGACGGTCGAGCGGGCGGCGCGGCTCTTCGCCGACGTGCCCGAGGAGGCGGCCGCGACGGGCGACTTCCCCGAGACCGACGCCGCGTCGTTGATTCCCCTCTCGGACGTGTTCGAGGGTCGGGCGGGTCGCGAGCGGAGCGACGAGATCCTCGTCGTCGCATCGGTCGGCTCTGCGGTCCTCGATGCGGCGACCGCCGAACAGCTCCTCGACCGCGCCGAGACCGAGGGAGTGGGGACGACCGTCAGTCTGTGA
- the fer gene encoding ferredoxin Fer, with protein MESPFEILGIDADASDEEIVAAYRQRVKEAHPDQGGSAAEFQRVRAAYEELQQGYQPDALDVADAVDQTTNGESDGTDDPATADAREPSGPHIEYLNFETFSDHGWDLGDDDLFEKAAAADLAPEDYGVFSYDDGRNLLQSAEDCGYSWPFACRGGACANCAVAVVEGEVEMPSNHILSQEMVDRGIRLSCISEPISDELKVIYNIKHLPGLDDLRLPPQQFGGAND; from the coding sequence GTGGAGTCCCCATTCGAGATTTTAGGGATCGACGCGGACGCGAGCGACGAGGAGATCGTCGCCGCATACCGCCAGCGGGTGAAGGAAGCCCATCCCGATCAGGGCGGGTCCGCCGCCGAGTTCCAGCGCGTCCGAGCGGCCTACGAGGAACTCCAGCAGGGCTACCAGCCCGACGCGCTCGACGTCGCCGACGCTGTCGACCAGACGACGAACGGCGAGTCCGACGGAACTGACGACCCGGCGACGGCCGACGCCCGAGAGCCCAGCGGCCCGCATATCGAATATCTCAACTTCGAGACCTTCAGCGACCACGGCTGGGACCTCGGCGACGACGACCTGTTCGAGAAGGCCGCCGCGGCTGACCTCGCGCCCGAGGACTACGGCGTGTTCTCCTACGACGACGGCCGAAACCTCCTCCAGTCGGCCGAAGACTGCGGCTACTCGTGGCCCTTCGCCTGCCGCGGCGGCGCGTGCGCGAACTGTGCGGTCGCCGTCGTCGAAGGCGAAGTCGAGATGCCCTCGAACCACATCCTCTCCCAAGAGATGGTCGACCGCGGCATCCGACTCTCCTGCATCAGCGAACCCATTTCGGACGAACTGAAGGTCATCTACAACATCAAACATCTGCCCGGTCTCGACGACCTCCGCCTGCCACCCCAGCAGTTCGGTGGCGCGAACGACTGA
- the guaB gene encoding IMP dehydrogenase, with the protein MANDVPEREPFSEKLRVPESLTFDDVLLRPMESRVEPDDADVSTRVSTNVELNIPILSAAMDTVTESDMAIGMAREGGLGVLHRNMDIEAMVEEISRIKRADELVISREDVVTANASQTISEVDLMMERAGVSGAPVVDDDDTVLGIISGTDIRPYLEVGESDAVREAMTDEVITAGADVTAREALELMYDYKIERVPIVDDEDRLIGLVTMQGILQRREHENAARDDEDKLLCGVAVGPFDEERAAAADEAGADVLFIDCAHAHNLNVIDAARAIAETVEADVVVGNIGTREAAKEVVGFADGVKVGIGPGSICTTRVVSGSGMPQISAVAEVADVAGPEGVPVIADGGIRYSGDAIKAVAAGADAVMLGSYFAGTDEAPGRVITMNGKKYKQYRGMGSVGAMKSGGGDRYLKDEPEDEEYVPEGVEAATPYKGTLASELHQLVGGMQSGMGYVGAETIPAFKEKSEFVRVSAAGQTEGHPHDVMITDEAPNYSPNE; encoded by the coding sequence ATGGCGAACGACGTTCCCGAACGAGAACCCTTTTCGGAGAAACTCCGCGTACCCGAGTCGCTGACCTTCGACGACGTGCTGCTCCGCCCGATGGAGAGCCGTGTCGAACCCGACGACGCAGACGTGTCGACGCGCGTCTCGACCAACGTCGAACTCAACATCCCCATCCTCTCGGCCGCGATGGACACCGTCACCGAGAGCGACATGGCCATCGGGATGGCCCGCGAGGGCGGGCTCGGCGTCCTGCACCGTAACATGGACATCGAGGCGATGGTCGAGGAGATCTCGCGCATCAAGCGCGCCGACGAACTCGTCATCTCCCGCGAGGACGTCGTCACGGCGAACGCGAGCCAGACCATCAGCGAGGTCGACCTGATGATGGAGCGCGCTGGCGTCTCCGGCGCGCCTGTCGTCGACGATGACGACACGGTCCTGGGCATCATCTCCGGCACCGACATCCGTCCCTACCTCGAGGTCGGCGAGTCCGACGCCGTCCGTGAGGCCATGACCGACGAGGTCATCACCGCGGGTGCGGACGTGACCGCTCGCGAGGCGCTCGAACTCATGTACGACTACAAGATCGAGCGCGTCCCCATCGTCGACGACGAGGACCGGCTGATCGGTCTCGTCACGATGCAGGGCATCCTCCAGCGTCGCGAACACGAGAACGCCGCCCGCGACGACGAGGACAAGCTCCTCTGTGGCGTCGCCGTCGGCCCGTTCGACGAGGAGCGCGCCGCCGCCGCCGACGAGGCCGGTGCGGACGTCCTCTTCATCGACTGCGCACACGCGCACAACCTGAACGTCATCGACGCCGCCCGCGCCATCGCGGAGACCGTCGAGGCCGACGTCGTCGTCGGCAACATCGGCACCCGCGAAGCAGCGAAGGAGGTCGTCGGCTTCGCCGACGGCGTCAAGGTCGGCATCGGTCCCGGCTCCATCTGTACGACCCGCGTCGTCTCCGGCTCGGGGATGCCGCAGATTTCGGCCGTCGCCGAGGTCGCCGACGTCGCCGGTCCCGAGGGCGTCCCGGTCATCGCCGACGGTGGCATCCGCTACTCCGGTGACGCCATCAAGGCCGTCGCCGCCGGAGCCGACGCCGTCATGCTCGGCTCCTACTTCGCCGGTACGGACGAAGCTCCCGGCCGCGTCATCACGATGAACGGCAAGAAGTACAAGCAGTACAGAGGCATGGGCAGCGTCGGCGCGATGAAGTCCGGCGGCGGCGACCGCTATCTCAAGGACGAACCCGAGGACGAGGAGTACGTCCCCGAGGGTGTCGAGGCCGCGACGCCGTACAAGGGCACGCTCGCCTCCGAACTCCACCAGCTCGTCGGCGGGATGCAGTCCGGTATGGGCTACGTCGGTGCCGAGACCATCCCGGCGTTCAAGGAGAAGTCCGAGTTCGTCCGCGTCTCCGCGGCCGGCCAGACCGAGGGCCACCCGCACGACGTGATGATCACGGACGAGGCGCCGAACTACAGCCCGAACGAGTAA
- a CDS encoding ParA family protein produces MKRAVTLWSESGGVGKTTLATNTAAALGRRGADVLVVDLDPQLGSLTDHVGYGELKTGDRDHLGDVLLAEDRDASDLVVDAGAFDLIPSHEGLANIESEMAARGTNLREFRLRSALTPLAGEYDYFLVDPPATLNVLVDNALVAARDVVIPIELTRKGSVSIDGLEDTLDSMQRGFQTFDEDFRLGILAVVPNEVGDSNIYREVREQLETDGKPVTPFGIRKRDVLKQAWQAQMDLFTFAESEETRDLRDYEKDLLEQFETVARVIEEGSVEAATPEEVAR; encoded by the coding sequence ATGAAACGGGCAGTCACGCTGTGGAGTGAATCCGGTGGAGTCGGGAAGACGACGCTCGCGACGAACACGGCGGCCGCGCTCGGGCGGCGCGGCGCGGACGTCCTCGTCGTCGACCTCGACCCCCAACTCGGGAGCCTGACAGACCACGTCGGCTACGGCGAGCTGAAGACCGGCGACCGCGACCATCTCGGCGACGTTCTCTTGGCCGAAGACCGCGACGCGAGCGACCTCGTCGTCGACGCGGGCGCGTTCGACCTCATCCCCTCCCACGAGGGGCTGGCGAACATCGAGAGCGAGATGGCCGCCCGTGGGACCAACCTCCGGGAGTTCCGCCTGCGCTCGGCACTGACACCGCTCGCTGGCGAGTACGACTACTTCCTCGTCGACCCGCCCGCGACGCTGAACGTCCTCGTCGACAACGCGCTCGTCGCCGCGCGCGACGTGGTCATCCCCATCGAGCTGACGCGCAAGGGCAGCGTCTCCATCGACGGGCTGGAGGACACCCTCGACAGTATGCAACGGGGCTTCCAGACGTTCGACGAGGACTTCCGGCTTGGGATTCTCGCTGTCGTCCCCAACGAGGTCGGCGACTCGAACATCTACCGCGAGGTGCGCGAGCAGTTGGAGACCGACGGCAAGCCGGTCACGCCGTTCGGCATCCGCAAGCGCGACGTGCTGAAACAGGCGTGGCAGGCCCAGATGGATCTCTTCACCTTCGCCGAATCCGAGGAGACGCGCGACCTGCGCGACTACGAGAAGGACCTGCTGGAGCAGTTCGAGACCGTCGCGCGAGTCATCGAAGAGGGGTCGGTTGAGGCGGCGACCCCCGAGGAGGTGGCCCGGTGA